The following are encoded together in the Theileria orientalis strain Shintoku DNA, chromosome 1, complete genome genome:
- a CDS encoding uncharacterized protein (ABC transporter related domain containing protein), which produces MGRNTMKLSTSGDGPDQLFWQSEVYQKSYFKNVKNKEFGYYNDSSVFRYLFYHWVHRWANYFATRNVEPYKLPPVIVSDQILKYQPIFSKHVSDGIVRLDSYLTARSQSTGANVKKPYRSILLRALVLTLWKRTLFLFIALIGFNLLSMSISILVEKTLTFLGEKSLNFVKTFFLLLSILLCQIVEGLVLENINFYMNRLMCIVLYLFSISTCMHSVCHRRKYFNNINGFNTLNVCNQVLHSCSPDSECSKNPLYCQALRYQNHEITPKIFNLDFNDCFFIGSSIQAIKQITEFLTNFIYGAYLVSRHVKANLWLLYLMGVIFLVTMFVTESLNAYIYKFVLYLRDYKVTKYNDVLLSLDKIKKTYYDDIAINTITQARNNELSLLFLNMFLTFFNMTVNTCCANVSFYIIKRSFVRSVDNVSLVTDINTAAFMVTFYIFLRMISIMFLIPRAIKICGMAYASFRRLDKFFAGCSPNFYATDTRFTGSNNVASIVTEITNQIPSGVVVYYKDATFTWVNSREELLNKNYEPLLNNINFELKRGEMAVVTGSKGAGKSNFIKSMLGEMTLVGGSMAVVPLHTSMPIFYASQDIFLQHGTIRSNITFGHKFEEDVYNAVLAAVELEHDISTWEKGDLRVVSENAHSLSGGQRVRMEMARAVYAYLVFHKVNKQYNNSKCSFLMCLDASFHGLDPYVSKNIFNNLFNLKTGLLSKNDLSVVLTSSKQTLEICSRLPYLGEVPNPPIYNVKNNKLKFHSYLHDFIKVNKPVNNEDYKYFSTKTTGPCEMNYLTADMLSLCSSDATTRQGRMEVTKEKYSKSFKSYAKDELAGTKFNPYLVFMKPAVLSFLLYIFLTVSLSVLENVKMVLSTRLSDYISDNINKHKDGEFVDLSEIKTRANTSLRTITIFVAVIILVSFIATLFVTAGSFISSRKLHEYSLKSVFTHSSSVLKVKKQITQVITFLSCDLSMTDDGTGLLVSLLLFASIQTIINIVTLLYLIPISIPFVVVILASAYFGIVRKYVTSMSRINFAYFESRYHVNAVLEDAISGPSVTRSYNKLKDIETAFYEHREYYARSKFMLNFIISWGTVSLNWILSLITLTVLVVPKILDKYTKYKMKVGHFGLALSLCVAATKSFTFFSMVYSIAEVFLVSVVRFQYFIPPLKRLVFDKCINTHEEDVVNPIDKSLTSDDRKRLLKRRAIEFKADNKKFYGLRRLFYHPRLSIVDSTLFLPPEHKGVELKEVCVYTSPDLSTESMILKNITASANKSDVIGMVGRTGAGKTTLLSVLQNIVSHRDGQVLLDGTDLNKIPKVILRQIVGVLPQLPFVFRGWTVRRFLDPRRLFTDDDINQALDNCGLLKFVNGLPGGKKLNTVLLRERLGLSNYDRYAHDKRTVSDHDSEMSLSNTQLRTLSLARLVLYRHFFRVIVVDEPPEEDLAEEATSKDDLGIPIYELVKTYFQHCTTFVTAHNAHVLKSCTSVWVVHDGSIVRTCKTSDIAANESIAKIIEENFNQS; this is translated from the coding sequence ATGGGCAGAAACACCATGAAGTTATCGACGTCTGGAGATGGCCCTGACCAACTCTTTTGGCAGAGTGAGGTCTATCAAAAgtcatattttaaaaatgttaagAATAAGGAATTTGGCTACTACAACGATTCCAGCGTTTTCAGGTATTTGTTCTACCACTGGGTTCATAGGTGGGCCAACTACTTTGCAACCCGCAACGTTGAACCTTACAAGCTCCCTCCCGTCATTGTATCGGACCAAATACTCAAATATCAGccaattttttcaaaacaCGTGAGCGATGGAATAGTCAGGCTTGATTCTTATTTGACAGCTCGATCCCAGTCCACGGGCGCCAATGTCAAGAAGCCGTACAGATCAATACTATTAAGAGCATTGGTGCTCACCTTGTGGAAAAGGACGCTGTTCTTGTTTATTGCGCTGATAGGTTTCAACCTCTTGAGTATGAGTATTTCAATCCTTGTTGAAAAAACACTCACATTCCTAGGCGAGAAGTCGTTGAATTTCGTTAAGACGTTCTTTTTGCTTTTGTCCATACTTCTATGTCAGATAGTAGAAGGGCTGGTTCTCGAAAACATCAACTTCTACATGAATAGGCTGATGTGTATCGTTCTCTACCTCTTTTCCATCTCCACATGTATGCATTCCGTATGCCACAGGAGGAAATAtttcaataatataaatggtTTTAATACCTTGAACGTTTGCAATCAGGTACTGCACAGTTGTTCGCCAGATTCCGAGTGTTCTAAAAATCCACTGTATTGCCAAGCACTACGATACCAAAACCACGAGATTACTCccaaaatattcaatttgGATTTCAATGATTGCTTTTTCATAGGGTCATCAATCCAGGCAATTAAACAGATAACAGAATTTTTGACTAATTTCATTTATGGAGCCTACCTGGTCTCAAGGCACGTGAAGGCCAATTTGTGGCTCTTGTACCTTATGGGAGTTATATTTCTGGTAACCATGTTTGTAACTGAATCCTTAAACGcctatatatacaaattcgTTCTGTACTTGAGGGATTACAAGGTAACAAAGTACAACGACGTTTTACTATCCCTGGACAAAATTAAGAAAACCTATTATGATGACATCGCCATCAACACTATAACTCAAGCCAGAAACAACGAACTATCTTTACTTTTCCTCAACATGTTTTtgacattttttaatatgaCTGTCAACACCTGTTGCGCTAATGTTTCCTTCTATATTATCAAGAGATCTTTTGTAAGGTCTGTTGATAATGTCTCCCTCGTTACTGATATTAACACTGCGGCATTCATGGTAACGTTTTACATATTCTTAAGAATGATCTCTATAATGTTTTTGATACCAAGAGCAATCAAAATATGTGGAATGGCTTATGCGTCCTTCAGAAGATTGGATAAGTTTTTCGCTGGCTGTTCACCTAATTTCTATGCTACTGACACTAGATTCACAGGTTCTAACAATGTAGCCTCAATCGTAACCGAAATAACCAATCAAATTCCGAGTGGTGTTGTCGTCTACTACAAGGACGCCACGTTCACATGGGTCAATTCGAGGGAGGAGCTGCTAAATAAGAACTATGAACCGTTATtgaacaacatcaacttTGAGCTGAAACGTGGTGAGATGGCAGTTGTCACAGGCTCAAAAGGTGCTGgcaaatcaaattttatcaaatcaaTGCTTGGTGAGATGACCCTGGTTGGGGGCTCTATGGCCGTTGTACCATTACACACATCTATGCCAATATTCTATGCTTCACAGGATATATTCTTGCAACATGGTACCATTAGATCCAACATTACATTTGGTCATAAATTTGAAGAGGATGTATACAATGCTGTGCTGGCGGCAGTTGAACTTGAACATGACATATCAACCTGGGAGAAGGGCGACCTCAGAGTAGTGTCAGAAAATGCACACTCACTCAGTGGAGGTCAGAGAGTGAGAATGGAAATGGCTCGTGCAGTATATGCTTATCTCGTATTCCACAAAGTCAACAAACagtacaacaacagcaagTGTTCGTTCCTGATGTGCTTGGACGCATCGTTCCATGGTCTAGATCCTTACGTATCCAAAAACATTttcaataacctgtttaaccttAAAACAGGGTTACTGTCAAAGAATGATCTGTCAGTTGTTTTAACGTCATCAAAACAAACACTCGAAATATGTTCAAGGTTGCCTTACCTGGGTGAGGTACCTAATCCTCCAATTTACAACGTCAAAAACAATAAGTTGAAATTCCATTCCTACCTACATGACTTCATTAAAGTTAACAAACCAGTTAACAATGAGGATTACAAATACTTTTCAACCAAGACAACCGGCCCATGTGAAATGAACTATCTAACTGCCGATATGCTGAGTCTGTGTTCATCTGATGCCACTACGAGGCAGGGTAGAATGGAAGTGACCAAGGAAAAATACAGCAAGTCGTTTAAGTCGTATGCTAAGGACGAATTGGCAGgtactaaatttaatccCTATCTAGTTTTCATGAAGCCTGCAGTTTTATCTTTCCTCTTATACATATTCCTTACTGTCTCATTATCCGTGTTGGAAAACGTGAAGATGGTTTTGTCAACCAGATTATCAGATTACATAAGtgataatattaataagcACAAAGATGGCGaatttgttgatttatCTGAAATTAAAACGCGAGCAAACACCTCATTGagaacaataacaatatttgTGGCAGTAATCATTCTAGTGTCTTTTATTGCTACTTTATTTGTTACAGCAGGCTCGTTCATTTCATCTCGCAAGCTTCACGAATATTCACTTAAATCGGTTTTCACTCATAGTTCATCGGTATTAAAGGTAAAGAAGCAAATCACTCAAGTTATAACATTCCTTTCATGTGATCTTAGTATGACTGATGACGGTACCGGGTTATTAGTGtctttattgttatttgcATCAATTCAGACAATTATCAATATAGTTACACTGCTTTATTTAATTCCCATTTCGATCCCTTTTGTGGTTGTGATTCTGGCCTCTGCGTATTTTGGTATTGTAAGAAAATACGTGACTTCCATGAGCCGAATTAACTTCGCGTACTTTGAATCCCGCTACCACGTCAACGCCGTACTCGAGGATGCAATCTCGGGACCATCTGTTACTAGAAGttataacaaattaaaggATATCGAGACTGCATTTTATGAACATAGGGAGTATTATGCTAGATCCAAATTTATGCTAAACTTCATAATTTCTTGGGGAACAGTATCGCTGAACTGGATACTATCTTTGATTACTTTGACTGTACTCGTTGTTCCCAAAATTCTGGAtaaatatactaaatataaGATGAAAGTAGGACACTTCGGATTGGCTTTGTCACTATGCGTTGCTGCAACAAAATCGTTCACATTTTTCTCGATGGTATATTCAATTGCAGAAGTGTTCCTAGTTTCAGTTGTTAGATTTCAGTACTTTATTCCTCCGCTTAAAAGACTCGTGTTTGACAAATGCATCAACACCCATGAGGAAGATGTCGTTAATCCAATCGATAAAAGCCTTACTAGTGACGACAGGAAACGCTTGTTAAAAAGAAGGGCAATCGAGTTCAAAGCTGATAACAAGAAGTTCTATGGATTGAGAAGACTTTTCTACCATCCTAGACTATCCATTGTCGACTCTACCCTCTTCTTACCTCCTGAACACAAAGGTGTTGAGTTGAAGGAagtttgtgtgtatacttCGCCTGACCTTAGCACCGAATCTATGATCCTGAAAAACATCACTGCGTCAGCAAATAAATCTGACGTCATAGGTATGGTTGGTAGAACAGGTGCTGGTAAAACCACTCTCTTGTCAGTGTTGCAGAACATAGTTTCACATAGAGATGGTCAGGTTTTATTAGACGGTACcgatttgaataaaatacccAAGGTAATTCTCAGACAAATAGTTGGTGTGCTACCTCAACTTCCATTTGTATTTAGAGGATGGACTGTGCGTAGATTCCTTGATCCTAGAAGATTGTTTACTGACGATGACATCAACCAAGCTCTTGATAATTGTGGTCTCCTGAAGTTTGTCAATGGCCTTCCTGGTGGaaagaaattaaatactGTGTTATTGAGGGAGCGTTTGGGGTTATCCAACTATGATAGATATGCACATGATAAGAGAACCGTGTCAGATCATGACAGTGAGATGTCGCTATCCAATACCCAACTCAGGACATTGTCGTTGGCTAGACTCGTGCTATACAGGCATTTCTTTAGAGTAATCGTGGTAGACGAGCCTCCGGAAGAGGACTTGGCCGAAGAAGCAACCAGCAAAGATGATCTTGGAATACCAATATACGAGTTAGTTAAGACTTATTTCCAACATTGTACCACGTTTGTCACGGCGCATAACGCACACGTCCTGAAATCATGTACATCTGTATGGGTGGTACACGACGGTTCCATAGTGAGGACTTGTAAAACTAGTGATATCGCAGCAAATGAATCAATTGCAAAAATTATTGAAGAAAACTTTAACCAATCATAA